CAGCATTATCTCAACAAGTCGCCGGTACTCGTATTAGTTCTTCAGCACACAATGTCATTCAGGGTATTATGGACAATTTAACAACTGCCACAACTAATCCAAATAAACCCGCTGAAATTAAAATGATACGCGCAGTATGTCAACTTGGAGATTTGAGAGAGGTGAAATTAACAAAAGTCGATATTAAAGTTGTTGGACATGATGACACTGTATATTTTTTTGATATTAAAACAGCTAAGCCTAATGCTGGTGGATTTAAAGAATTTAAGCGAACTCTTTTAGAGTGGATTGCAGCTTATCTTGCAGATTATCCGACTGCAAATGTTCAATCATTTATTGCAATTCCTTATAATCCTTATGAACCTCAACCGTATAATCGATGGACGATGCGTGGTATGTTAGATTTGCAAAATGAATTAAAAGTTGCCCAGGAGTTTTGGGATTTTCTTGGGGGAAAAGGAACCTATGATCAATTGTTAAATATTTTTGAAAGAGTTGGTATTGAATTAAGACCAGAAATTGACGCTTATTTTAAAAGA
Above is a genomic segment from Bacteroidales bacterium containing:
- a CDS encoding TdeIII family type II restriction endonuclease, with the protein product MGLTATQVQNIEAVLRNSLRNKFQSYNPEPASMPFHTRLLGKDRMALFSFIHSLNTNFGTSIFEPVAKAIAIANYHSALSQQVAGTRISSSAHNVIQGIMDNLTTATTNPNKPAEIKMIRAVCQLGDLREVKLTKVDIKVVGHDDTVYFFDIKTAKPNAGGFKEFKRTLLEWIAAYLADYPTANVQSFIAIPYNPYEPQPYNRWTMRGMLDLQNELKVAQEFWDFLGGKGTYDQLLNIFERVGIELRPEIDAYFKRYNKN